A window of Chitinophaga sp. MM2321 contains these coding sequences:
- the fabG gene encoding 3-oxoacyl-[acyl-carrier-protein] reductase produces the protein MKLLENKVAIVTGASRGIGEAIALKFAAQGANVAFTYVSSDEKARILEEKLRALGVQAKAYKSNAGVFEECEALVTDVLKEFGKIDICVNNAGISKDNLLLRMSPDQWDDVMNINLKSVYNMTKHVIRPMMKAKSGSIINMSSVIGIMGNAGQSSYAASKAGIIGFTKSIAQEMGSRNIRCNAVAPGFVETDMTSYLKEGDSAGNYIQQIPLGRFGTPEDIANVCLFLASDLGGYVTGQTISTCGGLCM, from the coding sequence ATGAAATTACTGGAGAACAAAGTAGCGATTGTAACAGGCGCCAGCCGCGGTATCGGTGAAGCGATTGCATTAAAATTTGCAGCACAGGGAGCTAACGTAGCCTTCACCTACGTAAGCTCAGACGAAAAAGCCAGAATACTGGAAGAAAAGCTCCGGGCTTTAGGCGTACAGGCAAAAGCATATAAGTCAAACGCCGGTGTATTTGAAGAGTGTGAAGCGTTGGTAACAGATGTATTGAAAGAATTCGGTAAAATTGATATCTGCGTAAACAATGCCGGTATTTCCAAAGATAACCTCCTGCTGCGCATGAGCCCTGATCAGTGGGATGATGTGATGAACATCAACCTGAAAAGCGTGTATAACATGACCAAACATGTGATACGCCCTATGATGAAGGCCAAGAGCGGCAGTATCATTAATATGAGTTCCGTAATCGGTATTATGGGCAATGCAGGCCAGAGCAGTTATGCTGCCTCCAAGGCTGGTATTATCGGGTTTACAAAATCTATAGCCCAGGAAATGGGTAGCCGTAATATCCGCTGCAATGCAGTGGCACCGGGCTTTGTAGAAACAGATATGACCAGCTACCTGAAAGAAGGGGATAGCGCAGGCAACTACATTCAGCAGATTCCCCTGGGCCGTTTTGGTACCCCGGAAGATATTGCCAACGTATGCCTGTTCCTGGCTTCAGACTTGGGCGGGTATGTAACCGGGCAAACCATCAGTACCTGTGGTGGTTTATGTATGTAA
- a CDS encoding GH3 auxin-responsive promoter family protein: protein MRILSPAISQLARLRMGRIAYFMQYPVQVQQQVFQNLISAAQYTEFGKQYGFSKIYKIDEYKERVPVHTYDTIKPYIQRTMEGQQNVLWNTPIKWFAKSSGTTADKSKFIPVTIESLDECHYRSGRDVISLYYNNFPDSDVFTGKSLVIGGSHQVNKLSENSDSYCGDLSAVMLQNMPFYGNMIRTPDLEIALMDEWEEKIERMANAVIHENVTSIAGVPTWTIVLIKRIFELTGTDNLADVWPSLELYMHGGVSFTPYRDQFAKLIRKPLMHFQETYNASEGFFAAQDVIGEEGLLLFLNHGIFYEFMPMEELGKETPRTLQLQEVELGKNYALVISTNGGLWRYMVGDTIQFVSLLPYRIKISGRTKSFINAFGEEVIVENSDTAVARACEATGAVVNDYTAAPVYFSDNANGGHEWLVEFEVAPDDLNHFTQVLDSTLKSINSDYEAKRYKDIALHMPVVHVLPRGTFCEFLKSKGKLGGQHKVPRLNNDRDYLEEILKYAASMNA, encoded by the coding sequence ATGAGAATTTTAAGTCCTGCAATATCACAACTGGCAAGATTGCGCATGGGGCGCATTGCATATTTTATGCAATATCCCGTGCAGGTGCAGCAGCAGGTGTTCCAAAACCTTATCAGTGCCGCCCAGTATACGGAGTTCGGCAAGCAATACGGCTTTTCAAAGATTTATAAAATAGACGAATACAAGGAAAGGGTGCCCGTTCATACCTACGACACCATTAAACCATATATTCAGCGTACCATGGAAGGACAGCAAAATGTCCTCTGGAATACACCTATTAAATGGTTTGCCAAATCCAGCGGTACTACCGCAGACAAAAGCAAGTTTATTCCTGTTACCATCGAAAGCCTGGATGAATGTCATTATCGTTCCGGCCGTGATGTTATTTCCCTCTATTACAATAATTTCCCCGACTCCGACGTATTTACGGGTAAATCCCTGGTCATTGGCGGAAGCCACCAGGTAAATAAATTATCAGAAAACAGTGATTCCTATTGTGGTGACCTCAGTGCCGTGATGTTGCAGAACATGCCATTCTATGGTAACATGATCCGCACACCGGACCTGGAAATTGCCCTGATGGACGAATGGGAAGAAAAGATAGAACGCATGGCCAATGCAGTGATTCACGAAAACGTGACCTCCATTGCCGGTGTTCCTACCTGGACAATTGTATTGATAAAACGCATCTTTGAATTGACCGGTACAGATAACCTGGCAGATGTATGGCCAAGCCTGGAGCTTTATATGCACGGAGGGGTGAGCTTTACACCTTACCGCGACCAGTTTGCAAAACTGATCCGCAAACCGCTGATGCATTTCCAGGAAACCTACAATGCTTCTGAAGGCTTTTTTGCTGCCCAGGATGTTATCGGTGAAGAAGGACTGCTGTTGTTCCTTAACCACGGCATCTTTTACGAGTTTATGCCGATGGAGGAACTGGGTAAAGAAACCCCACGCACCCTCCAGTTGCAGGAAGTGGAACTGGGTAAAAACTATGCCCTGGTAATCAGTACCAACGGCGGGTTGTGGCGGTACATGGTGGGCGATACCATCCAGTTTGTATCCCTGCTGCCTTACCGTATTAAGATCAGTGGCAGAACAAAATCCTTTATCAATGCTTTTGGTGAAGAAGTGATCGTGGAAAACTCCGATACCGCGGTGGCCCGTGCCTGCGAAGCTACCGGTGCAGTGGTCAACGATTATACCGCGGCCCCGGTGTATTTCAGCGATAACGCCAACGGTGGGCATGAATGGCTGGTAGAATTTGAAGTGGCCCCGGATGATCTGAACCACTTTACCCAGGTACTGGACAGCACATTGAAGTCCATTAATTCAGATTACGAAGCAAAAAGATATAAAGATATCGCCTTGCACATGCCTGTTGTACATGTATTACCAAGAGGTACTTTCTGCGAGTTCCTCAAAAGCAAAGGCAAACTGGGCGGACAACATAAAGTACCAAGATTAAATAACGACCGCGATTACCTGGAAGAAATCCTGAAATATGCGGCGAGTATGAACGCTTAA
- a CDS encoding RNA polymerase sigma-70 factor, whose product MEEERKNINHSLLPAFESLFKSYYPALCTFAYDFVNRHDLAEEIVQDTFMKIWERYGELDIQVSEKAYLYRSVQNNCLNFIKQDKIRTRYGGELLEQLESRISIFGMPAAPSPVETLLHSELELLAEKAIRKLPPQCQDIFRLSRFEQLSYPEISRHLGISINTVKTQMTRALQRLRDELLPLLK is encoded by the coding sequence TTGGAGGAGGAACGTAAAAATATTAACCATAGCCTGCTGCCGGCTTTTGAATCATTATTCAAAAGCTATTATCCTGCGCTTTGTACTTTCGCATACGATTTCGTAAACCGCCATGACTTAGCAGAAGAAATTGTGCAGGATACTTTTATGAAGATATGGGAGAGATACGGGGAACTGGATATCCAGGTTTCCGAAAAAGCATACCTGTACCGCTCCGTACAAAATAACTGTCTCAACTTTATAAAGCAGGATAAAATCAGGACCCGTTACGGCGGCGAGCTGCTGGAACAGCTTGAATCCCGCATATCTATCTTTGGCATGCCTGCTGCACCCTCTCCGGTGGAAACGCTCCTGCACTCCGAACTGGAGCTATTGGCTGAAAAGGCCATCCGCAAGTTACCACCACAATGCCAGGACATATTCCGCCTCAGCCGCTTTGAGCAACTGAGCTATCCCGAAATTTCCCGCCACCTGGGCATTTCCATCAATACCGTAAAAACACAGATGACCCGCGCCCTGCAAAGGTTGCGTGATGAACTCCTCCCTTTATTGAAATAA
- a CDS encoding porin family protein, protein MKKVLLSAAALLIAGLTFGQAKWGIVAGPQFSSVTTKNAGLSSGKETSKILTGVRAGFTVDLPLADEFYIGTGLLYSGKGGKSKTTDDKISLSYLQLPVNFMFKPEVGNGRMVLAVGPYVSYGLSGKYKGSGPELNAFDDEALVGKLKRFDAGADIQIGYETLMGIYFGLNADLGLVNAYDNTANDRSFKNTSFGVSVGYKFGGR, encoded by the coding sequence ATGAAAAAGGTATTATTATCTGCTGCGGCTTTACTTATTGCTGGCCTTACTTTCGGTCAGGCTAAATGGGGCATCGTTGCAGGTCCGCAGTTCTCCAGTGTAACCACTAAAAATGCCGGTTTAAGCAGCGGTAAAGAAACCAGCAAGATCCTCACTGGTGTGAGAGCAGGCTTTACTGTAGACCTTCCCCTGGCAGATGAATTTTATATCGGTACCGGTCTTTTGTATTCCGGAAAGGGAGGCAAGAGCAAAACTACAGATGACAAAATCAGCTTGTCATATTTACAGTTACCGGTTAACTTTATGTTCAAACCCGAAGTTGGGAATGGCCGGATGGTATTAGCTGTTGGTCCTTATGTTTCCTACGGTTTGTCCGGTAAGTATAAAGGTTCAGGACCAGAATTAAATGCATTTGATGACGAAGCTCTGGTAGGTAAACTGAAACGTTTTGACGCAGGTGCCGACATACAGATCGGTTATGAAACGCTGATGGGCATATACTTTGGCCTGAATGCCGACCTGGGTCTGGTGAATGCTTATGATAACACCGCCAACGACCGTAGCTTCAAAAACACGTCATTCGGCGTATCTGTCGGATATAAATTCGGCGGTAGATAA
- a CDS encoding porin family protein: MKFFTLVCVVSFFIGPLVNAQVSLGVRGGYINSGLDLHQSANSSPKLKASNVDKWQAGLYLSIPLFKQGYLQPGLSFITKGTELAYVSPLPANVFLPRATQINLQYLELPVNFIYKIPVGFGKVFVGAGPYGAYSVRGDYKLGIYNEGKMLQTDSRQVNFSKAPNVFSTGMNLHRWDAGMNVTAGLELNCFITLGANYSMGLLDIDKSGSRIRNRYFGVSVGMLFDREDW; the protein is encoded by the coding sequence ATGAAATTTTTTACACTTGTTTGTGTAGTCTCTTTCTTTATTGGTCCCTTGGTAAATGCCCAGGTAAGCCTGGGGGTCCGGGGAGGCTATATCAATTCCGGGTTGGATCTTCATCAATCTGCAAACAGTTCCCCGAAGCTGAAGGCTTCCAATGTAGATAAGTGGCAGGCTGGCCTATATTTGAGCATCCCGCTTTTTAAGCAGGGGTATTTGCAACCGGGTCTGAGCTTCATTACAAAAGGAACAGAGCTGGCGTATGTTTCGCCGCTCCCGGCAAATGTATTCCTGCCGAGAGCCACCCAGATCAACCTGCAATACCTGGAATTACCCGTTAACTTTATTTATAAGATACCAGTTGGTTTTGGTAAAGTATTCGTGGGGGCGGGCCCGTATGGTGCCTATAGTGTGCGGGGAGACTATAAACTGGGTATTTATAATGAAGGCAAGATGTTGCAGACAGATTCGCGGCAGGTTAACTTTAGTAAGGCCCCCAATGTTTTTTCTACCGGTATGAATTTACATCGGTGGGATGCCGGCATGAATGTAACCGCCGGACTGGAGCTGAATTGCTTTATTACGCTGGGGGCGAATTACAGCATGGGCTTACTGGATATTGATAAATCCGGTAGTCGTATCAGGAACCGGTATTTCGGGGTGAGTGTGGGCATGTTGTTTGACCGGGAAGACTGGTAA
- a CDS encoding TonB-dependent receptor, which translates to MMKMTGLLIFGGILQVSATAYAQEKISELHAENKSVREVFKLIENKSNYRFFYNENFADLNKSVSIDVKNKPINDVLGILFSRSNVTYQVLENNLVVITPVRTAAVTVTGRITDAASHDPLPGVTVAVEGTSIGSVTDANGKYTLQAPSESSILVFSYIGYIPQKVAVGGRSEISIQLEADTKKLEEVVVMGYTTTTTKNLTGAAQAVSAAKLKDVQATSVDKMLQGKVSGVFVGNSSGDPSAAPVVRIRGNGTLTAGNSPLVVVDGIIGGLPNPSDIESVTILKDAAATTLYGARAANGVMVITTKRGKAGKTQVNFRTNIGTATLNTGRFHLMNGTGLYDLQTAAGRELDPALRNINTNWQQLAFQNASNQNYELSASGGNEKTKFYLGGNYYKEDGILKGTGVERFSARLNIDHNITDKLRISANLAGVQTTDHDNSNGSLYQYYTNLPWDNPYDAQGNPVNPINAAKWYGRDMTNFLYDQQYNYINHKRQSVEALFKLEYDITKWLSFSTTNRAQYYHDREESNGDVRTAAGSDDRGNLYNYYQDTSAYISSNLLKARYTVNKVHNIDGLVGAEFQQVNLNDLNAKGKGILQGKDVLDAASSPMSIGGSKTDRAFNSYFIQANYNYNYKYYFTSSFRRDGSSKFGANRQYGNFYAFGASWAVSEENFIKEIKAITNLKIRASYGTTGNAEIGDYTSIGAYAINTQYNGFPGAYQSIYNVPDLSWEKAYNTNIGFDLGLFDRINLTVDLYQKDSKDLLFNVPLPGTAGYNYIPQNIGSVRNKGIEINLSTDNLVGEFKWSTDFNIGFNKNSVMDLYGGKNEITDPLSSYFILEKGQDMRSFYMRKWAGVDPANGDPLWEKVTRDADGKITARTTTNNYNEASLQIVGSATPKFFGGMRNVWSYKGFQLSAFLAFVSGNDVYNSTRELMDNDGAYYTYNMMELDKQWSRWEKPGDNTTHPKYVIKGNKNAHKPSSRFLEDGSYLRLRNVNLSYALPKQWLDRVHVGNARISVGGDNLWTATKFAGIDPEVDDRGINGTKYPYSTKWFAGLEINF; encoded by the coding sequence ATGATGAAAATGACGGGGCTGCTGATTTTCGGAGGTATTCTACAGGTATCTGCTACTGCGTATGCGCAGGAAAAGATCAGCGAGCTACATGCTGAAAATAAAAGCGTAAGAGAAGTTTTCAAGTTGATTGAAAACAAAAGCAATTATCGCTTTTTCTACAATGAAAATTTTGCCGACCTGAATAAGTCGGTAAGCATTGATGTAAAAAATAAGCCAATAAATGATGTACTGGGCATCCTCTTTTCCAGATCCAACGTTACTTACCAGGTGCTGGAAAATAACCTGGTGGTGATCACGCCTGTGCGTACGGCAGCTGTGACAGTAACCGGAAGGATTACCGATGCTGCCTCTCACGATCCTTTACCGGGTGTAACCGTAGCGGTAGAAGGTACCAGTATAGGTAGTGTTACCGATGCCAATGGTAAATATACTTTGCAGGCGCCCTCAGAAAGCAGCATACTGGTGTTTTCCTATATCGGCTATATACCGCAGAAAGTGGCCGTGGGCGGTCGTTCTGAGATCAGTATCCAATTGGAAGCCGATACTAAAAAACTGGAAGAAGTAGTGGTAATGGGTTATACCACCACTACCACAAAAAATCTGACCGGTGCGGCCCAGGCAGTAAGTGCTGCCAAGCTGAAAGATGTACAGGCTACCAGTGTGGACAAGATGTTGCAGGGTAAAGTGAGTGGCGTATTTGTTGGTAACAGCTCCGGTGATCCGTCTGCTGCTCCGGTGGTACGTATCCGTGGTAATGGAACGCTTACTGCCGGCAATTCTCCGTTGGTGGTCGTAGATGGTATCATCGGCGGATTACCGAATCCCAGCGATATTGAAAGTGTGACCATCCTGAAAGATGCGGCTGCCACTACGTTGTATGGCGCACGTGCGGCAAATGGCGTAATGGTGATCACCACCAAAAGAGGGAAAGCAGGTAAAACACAGGTAAACTTCCGTACCAATATAGGAACCGCAACATTAAATACCGGCCGCTTTCACCTGATGAATGGTACCGGTCTTTATGACCTGCAAACTGCTGCCGGTAGAGAACTGGACCCGGCACTCCGGAATATCAATACCAACTGGCAGCAACTGGCATTCCAAAATGCATCTAACCAGAACTATGAACTATCCGCCAGCGGAGGTAATGAAAAAACAAAGTTCTACCTGGGAGGTAATTATTATAAAGAAGATGGTATCCTGAAAGGTACAGGAGTAGAGCGTTTCAGCGCAAGATTGAATATTGACCACAACATCACGGACAAATTACGTATCAGTGCAAACCTCGCAGGGGTGCAAACTACCGACCATGATAACTCAAACGGATCATTGTATCAATACTATACCAACCTGCCATGGGATAACCCTTATGATGCACAGGGAAACCCGGTAAATCCGATAAACGCAGCGAAGTGGTACGGCAGGGATATGACCAACTTCCTGTATGATCAACAGTATAATTACATCAATCATAAGCGGCAGTCTGTTGAGGCATTATTCAAACTGGAATATGATATCACAAAATGGTTGTCCTTCAGCACTACCAACCGCGCGCAGTACTACCATGACCGGGAAGAAAGCAATGGAGATGTAAGAACAGCAGCCGGTTCTGATGACCGCGGAAATCTTTACAATTATTACCAGGATACATCGGCTTACATTAGTTCCAACCTGTTAAAGGCAAGATATACGGTCAACAAAGTGCATAACATCGACGGGTTGGTGGGGGCTGAATTTCAGCAGGTAAACCTGAATGATCTCAATGCAAAAGGTAAAGGGATCTTACAGGGAAAAGATGTGCTGGATGCAGCTTCTTCTCCCATGAGCATTGGTGGCAGCAAAACAGACCGCGCTTTCAATTCTTACTTTATACAGGCTAACTATAACTATAATTACAAGTACTACTTTACCTCTTCCTTCAGGAGGGATGGTTCTTCCAAATTTGGTGCAAACAGGCAGTATGGCAACTTCTATGCGTTTGGTGCATCGTGGGCTGTTTCGGAAGAAAATTTTATCAAAGAGATAAAAGCAATTACCAACCTGAAGATAAGGGCCAGCTATGGTACTACCGGTAATGCGGAAATCGGCGATTATACTTCTATTGGCGCGTATGCCATCAATACACAGTATAATGGTTTTCCCGGCGCTTACCAGAGCATTTACAATGTGCCGGACCTGTCTTGGGAAAAGGCGTATAACACCAATATCGGTTTCGATCTGGGATTATTTGACCGTATTAATCTGACCGTAGATCTTTATCAGAAGGACAGCAAAGACCTGCTGTTTAATGTGCCGCTGCCCGGAACTGCCGGCTACAACTATATCCCGCAGAACATTGGCAGTGTGCGTAACAAGGGTATTGAAATCAACCTGAGTACAGATAACCTGGTAGGTGAATTTAAATGGAGTACCGATTTTAATATCGGCTTCAATAAAAACTCCGTGATGGATTTGTATGGTGGAAAAAATGAGATCACAGACCCGCTCAGCAGTTACTTCATCCTGGAAAAAGGACAGGACATGCGCAGCTTTTATATGCGCAAATGGGCCGGTGTGGACCCTGCAAACGGAGATCCTTTGTGGGAAAAAGTAACCAGGGACGCTGATGGTAAAATAACAGCACGTACTACCACCAATAATTACAACGAAGCATCTTTGCAGATTGTAGGTTCCGCTACGCCGAAATTCTTTGGCGGTATGCGCAACGTATGGTCATACAAGGGATTTCAGCTGAGTGCTTTCCTCGCTTTTGTTTCCGGTAATGATGTGTACAACAGTACACGTGAACTGATGGATAACGATGGCGCCTACTACACTTACAACATGATGGAGCTGGATAAACAATGGAGCCGCTGGGAAAAACCGGGCGACAATACTACACATCCAAAATATGTGATCAAGGGTAATAAGAATGCGCATAAACCATCTTCCCGTTTTCTTGAAGATGGTAGCTACCTGCGTTTAAGGAATGTAAACCTGAGCTATGCACTACCAAAGCAATGGCTGGACCGTGTACATGTGGGCAATGCAAGGATTTCTGTTGGCGGCGACAACCTGTGGACCGCTACTAAATTTGCCGGTATAGATCCGGAAGTTGATGACCGGGGTATCAACGGAACCAAGTATCCGTACAGTACAAAATGGTTTGCCGGTCTTGAAATCAATTTTTAA
- the lptB gene encoding LPS export ABC transporter ATP-binding protein, protein MALRIHTDQLVKRYGNRTVVNHVSVEVSQGEIVGLLGPNGAGKTTTFYMVVGLIKPDEGNVFLDDLNITKLPMYKRAKMGIGYLPQEASVFRKLSVEDNISAVLEMTNLKKAEQKEKLESLLSEFRLMHVRKSPGDVLSGGERRRTEIARALAVDPKFILLDEPFAGIDPIAVEDIQSIVAKLKYKNIGILITDHNVQETLSITDRAYLLFEGKILKSGSAEELAADEQVRKVYLGQNFILRRKTYVDEAAK, encoded by the coding sequence ATGGCATTAAGAATACATACGGACCAGTTGGTAAAGCGTTACGGCAACAGAACGGTGGTAAATCATGTGTCTGTTGAAGTGTCTCAGGGTGAGATAGTGGGGTTGCTGGGCCCTAACGGAGCGGGTAAAACCACCACCTTTTACATGGTAGTAGGGCTGATTAAGCCAGATGAGGGCAATGTGTTCCTGGATGACCTGAATATCACTAAATTGCCCATGTACAAGCGGGCAAAGATGGGTATCGGCTATTTACCGCAGGAAGCTTCCGTGTTCCGGAAGCTGAGTGTGGAAGATAACATCTCGGCAGTACTGGAAATGACCAACCTGAAAAAGGCGGAGCAGAAGGAGAAGCTGGAATCTTTATTGAGCGAATTCCGGTTAATGCACGTGCGGAAAAGTCCGGGTGATGTACTGAGTGGCGGGGAACGCCGTCGTACTGAAATAGCCCGTGCCCTGGCGGTAGACCCAAAGTTTATATTGCTGGATGAGCCTTTTGCGGGTATTGATCCCATCGCCGTGGAAGATATTCAGTCCATCGTTGCCAAATTGAAATACAAGAATATAGGTATCCTGATAACAGACCACAACGTGCAGGAAACCCTGTCTATTACCGACCGGGCTTATTTATTATTTGAAGGGAAAATCCTGAAGTCCGGCTCCGCGGAAGAACTGGCAGCAGACGAACAGGTTAGAAAAGTGTATCTTGGCCAGAATTTTATCCTTCGCAGGAAGACTTACGTGGACGAAGCGGCTAAATAG
- a CDS encoding FecR domain-containing protein, protein MDDLIACFLSGNTTLEEQKILEDWISADAGNRIYFLQLRDAWLAAAQPGQYDAVAGWNEVLRQGAIAPMKPVAGWKRYLRIAASFTLPFMIGGGVVFAWFSLGKQADSQGMVTVTSPKGATTKIALADGTEVWLNAGSKLQYASSYNTQRREVKLEGEAFFKVHTNPQKPFTVNAADLQILALGTSFNVKAYPEDKTVVTTLVEGEVKIDGSKTASPFRMMLKPRQHVVYKKPVADKKNEPVKVSAQDPGNKPVESKEVNDTEIYTAWKDGNWIVTAQTMEELAITMQRRFNVKVIFKDEELKTYRFSGTFRQETLEQVLNILKLTAPLRYTIDSGVVTVELDKVLKEKYANALRTGK, encoded by the coding sequence ATGGACGACCTGATTGCATGTTTCTTGTCTGGCAATACAACACTGGAAGAGCAAAAGATACTGGAAGACTGGATCTCAGCAGATGCCGGTAACCGGATTTATTTCCTGCAACTGCGGGATGCCTGGCTGGCTGCGGCACAGCCAGGGCAGTATGATGCTGTTGCCGGCTGGAATGAGGTGTTGCGGCAGGGTGCCATTGCTCCCATGAAACCGGTGGCCGGGTGGAAACGTTACCTGCGGATAGCCGCGTCTTTTACCCTGCCATTCATGATAGGCGGCGGCGTTGTATTTGCCTGGTTTTCTCTTGGTAAGCAAGCAGATAGCCAGGGAATGGTAACCGTAACCAGCCCAAAAGGAGCCACTACAAAAATAGCCTTGGCTGATGGTACGGAAGTATGGCTGAACGCAGGCAGCAAACTGCAATATGCGTCGTCTTACAATACACAGCGCCGCGAAGTAAAGCTGGAAGGCGAAGCCTTTTTTAAAGTGCATACCAATCCGCAAAAGCCGTTCACCGTCAATGCAGCTGACTTGCAAATTCTTGCGCTGGGTACATCTTTCAACGTAAAAGCCTACCCGGAAGATAAAACTGTGGTGACCACATTGGTAGAGGGAGAAGTGAAAATCGATGGTAGCAAAACAGCCAGTCCATTCCGGATGATGCTGAAACCGCGCCAGCATGTGGTGTATAAAAAACCGGTAGCAGACAAGAAAAATGAGCCGGTCAAAGTATCGGCCCAGGACCCCGGCAACAAACCGGTGGAAAGTAAGGAAGTAAACGATACAGAAATATATACCGCGTGGAAAGACGGCAACTGGATAGTAACCGCCCAAACCATGGAGGAACTGGCCATCACTATGCAACGCCGGTTTAATGTAAAAGTGATCTTTAAAGATGAGGAATTGAAAACTTACCGTTTCAGTGGCACTTTCCGCCAGGAAACACTGGAACAGGTCCTGAATATTCTGAAACTGACAGCACCATTGCGCTATACAATTGATAGTGGCGTAGTTACTGTAGAACTGGACAAAGTACTGAAAGAGAAATATGCCAATGCTCTACGAACCGGTAAATAG
- the metF gene encoding methylenetetrahydrofolate reductase [NAD(P)H] produces MKVTEHIAQAKDTLISFEILPPLKGKSIESIYDHLDPLMEFKPSFINVTYHRSEHMFKKKADGAFEKVEIRKRPGTVGICAAIMNHYKVDAVPHLICGGFSREETENALIDLNFLGVDNVLVLRGDAPKNETFFEPDPHGHSYAIELLDQVAHMNNGVYLEDDLQSGVKTNFCIGVAGYPEKHFEAPNMQTDLSHLKRKVENGADYIVTQMFFDNQKFFDFVNKCREMGITIPIIPGLKPLTSKKQMTMLPRVFHVDLPTDLSNEILKCKTDKDVELVGTEWLIAQSKELKAFGVPVLHYYTLGKPNVVRKAVEAII; encoded by the coding sequence ATGAAAGTAACAGAACATATCGCCCAGGCAAAGGACACCCTTATTTCATTTGAAATCCTTCCCCCGCTTAAAGGTAAGAGCATTGAGTCGATTTATGACCACCTGGACCCTTTAATGGAATTCAAGCCCTCCTTTATTAATGTCACCTACCACCGTAGTGAGCATATGTTCAAAAAAAAGGCCGATGGTGCCTTTGAAAAGGTTGAAATCCGTAAACGCCCCGGCACGGTGGGCATTTGCGCGGCCATCATGAACCATTACAAGGTAGATGCTGTTCCCCACCTCATCTGCGGCGGCTTTAGCCGGGAAGAAACAGAAAATGCCCTCATTGACCTTAACTTCCTGGGTGTAGACAATGTACTGGTATTAAGGGGAGATGCCCCCAAAAATGAAACTTTCTTTGAACCTGACCCTCATGGCCATAGCTACGCTATTGAACTACTGGACCAGGTGGCACATATGAATAATGGCGTATACCTGGAAGACGATCTACAAAGCGGGGTTAAAACCAATTTCTGCATCGGTGTGGCAGGCTACCCGGAGAAACATTTTGAAGCCCCCAACATGCAAACAGATCTCAGCCATCTGAAACGCAAAGTGGAAAACGGCGCTGACTACATCGTCACCCAGATGTTCTTCGATAACCAGAAATTTTTCGATTTTGTAAATAAATGTAGGGAAATGGGGATCACCATTCCGATCATCCCGGGATTAAAACCCCTCACATCAAAAAAACAGATGACCATGCTGCCACGTGTTTTTCATGTGGACTTACCAACAGATCTCTCCAATGAAATCCTGAAATGCAAAACAGACAAGGATGTAGAGCTGGTAGGAACAGAGTGGCTGATCGCACAATCCAAAGAACTGAAAGCTTTTGGCGTACCCGTATTGCACTATTACACCCTGGGCAAACCCAATGTAGTACGCAAAGCGGTAGAAGCTATTATATAA